The genomic region GGCTCAAGCCCGAATTCCGCCCGTATTACATTGAACAGTCCCAACGCAGGATCCATAAACTGCATCAAAATTGAGACCATAACCACCGTCGAAATAAAATACGGCGCATACGTCACCATTTGAACGGATTTACGCCAGAGCCTGTTTTGCGTTTCGTTCAATGCAAGTGCCATAATAACCGCAATCGGAATTGAGGCAAACAGCGCATACATACTCAGGATGAACGTGTTCCACATAATTTGCAGCGCAGAAGGATTACTGAAGAATTTGACAAACTGCGCCAAACCTACCCACGGACTTCCCCAAATACCTTTCGAAATACGGTATTTTTTGAAGGCAAGCAGGATACCGTACATCGGCACGTACTTAAATACGATAAAATACAGCATCGGTAAGGCGATAATGACATAAAATTGCCAATGCGCACGTAATTGGCGTTTTGTGTTTTTACTTAACATATATATAGTATTACACCGGTTCTTCCAATTTGAAAGTGTTGATATTTAAAAATCAGGTATGCTGATATAAAAAAAAGAGGTATTTTATGTAAAAAAGGTCATTTTTTGAACACCATCAAAATACCCCTTTATTTTGCCGGCATATCAAGTACAATAGTTGCACAGGCGTGCCGTTATTCGTGCGGAGGGTTTGAATACCTCGACGCTGTTCGGAGGATATATGAAAACAAGTTTATATACGGAACATCAATTACAGACAATACAGAGGTGGCAAAGCCTACAATTCGGTATGTTTATCCACTTCGGCCTCTACTCGCTTGCGGGCGGCTGTTGGAAGGGGCTCCCCGTCAAAAGGGGGTATTGTGAACAAATACTTTCTCACGGGGAGCTTCCGCAAGCCGACTATGAAGCTTTACTGCATGAATTTCTCATACCCGATTTCAATGCGGAATCGATTGTCCGCCTTGCCAAGGCTGCCGGAATGCGTTATGTAGTGGTTACCTCGAAGCATCATGATGGCTTTTGTCTTTTTAATACAAAGACTACATCGTATAATAGTATGAATGCGGCTTGTAAGCGGGATATCGTTGCCGAACTCAGCGCAGCTTGTAAAAAAGAAGGGCTTGCGTTCGGAGTATATTTTTCACTCATCGACTGGCACTGCCCTGATGCTCTTCCGATAAGCGCTCACAATTCCGACCGTATTCCGCCGAAACACCATGAATATAACTGCGCTCAGTTAACCGAGCTGCTGACAAACTACGGCGAGATTTGCGAATTATGGCTCGATATGGGATACCCGACCGCCGAACAATCGAAGGATATGTATGCGCTTGTACATTCGCTCCAAAAACACATTATGATTAACGGGCGTATATGGAACGATATGGGCGACTTTGCTACACTTCCGGATAATGCAATACCCGAATTGCCGGCGAATGAATACGAATTAAACATTCCATGGCAAACGCCGGCTTCTATCTATAAAGAAACATGGGGATATAAAAGCTGGCAGGAACGCGGCAGCATTGATGAAAAAATTGCCGAATTAACCGGAAGTTTACGCCGTGTCGTATCCGGCGGTGGTAACTACCTTCTGAATATCGGGCCGGATAATACCGGTAAGGTTATTCCCTTTGAAAAAGAAGTCTTAGAGGGGATCGGCTGCAGTTTACGCGAAACCCCTCTTCCGCCCGTGCGCAGTTTCGGCAGGGATGAAGGTCAAACAGCAGCGTTTCATGTTCCCCCTATTCAGGCAGAAAAAGACGGTTCTTTCCGGTTGACCGTTTGTACAAACCTTTTTCGCTATACGGGCGGTGAATACTATACCCTGCGGCCGATTATAACGGGAAAACGCTGGCGGTTGGCCGTTTCGCCTGAATCTGCTCAAACGGTCCTTATGTTAGGTTGGAAGTGTGTTTCCCCTCTAAAAGAAGATATAAAGCTCTGCTTTGAAGATGACGATACGCGGCTGTATTTTTCGCTCTGCAAGGGAAAAACATGCGGTCTTATCAACTCTTGCTACCGCTTACCACAAAACCGCCGTATATGCACACTGGAGCTTTCCACCGTTGGGGCACCCAACTGCCGCGGGGAACTCATCCCTGACAGCATAGTGCTGACCTTGGAAAAACAACTTTAAATGCGACGGGTGAACAAAGCGTGAACTTTAGAAACTGTTGCATTGACGTGCGAACAACGTACACGTTCCGTTCTCATTGACAGAGAATGAGAAATATCTATAATATAACTAAGTTATATTTGACGGGTGTTTTAAATGGCAAACGGAGATTTCGATCTGACGCATAAGAAAATACTGGAATGCGGAAAAAAGATTTTCAAAGAAAAGGGCTTTGAAAAAGCCAATCTGCGGGAAATCTGTGCGCAGGCAGGCGTTACGACCGGAGCCTTTTACGGTCATTTTGAAGACAAAGAAGCTCTTTTTTCCAAATTGGTGCAGCCGGTTATTACCGATGTTGAATACCATTATAGCTTAATCAAACAACAAAGCTTTACAATGTACAAAAAAGAAACGGTAATCACAAAACAGACAATCGAATCCATCCTTGATTTAAAACTAAAGGGCGCAATTGGTATGGTGTCCTATTTTTTTGATAACAAAGATATTTTCGAGCTCTTGGCGTTTTGTTCATACGGAACAAAACATGAGCATTTTTTAGATGAAATAATAGAAAAAGAAGATGAAAATCACCTGAAAATCTTAGAGATGATTCACGGAAAAAAGAAAGCAGCCCAAGTAATCACCAAAAAAGGCATTCACTTACTGAACCATGCGTACCTGTATGCGCTATCGGAAGTTGCCGTTCATTGCGAAACAAAAGAAGAAGCCGAACGCAATGCCTATTTAATTGCAGACTTCTTTAATGAAGGCTGGAAAAAAATGCGCACGGTTTAATTGTAATTATGAATTAAAACTCATTTATAATTATGAATGAGGAAAGTGAGTTTTTTTAGGTTTAAATATAACTAAGTTATATTACGGGGAGCAGAGGAGATGGAAATTCTCTTATTAGTTATTCCCAATTAGAGAAAACCTTTTTGAAAATAGAGGGAGCAGATTCAAGGCGCGTGCAAAAAACACCCGCAGGCGTACTTGCTGTACGTTGAGGATTGTTTTTTGCTAAGCAACGCAGAAGATGCCCGTATATTTTCAAAAAAATTAGAGGAGGTTTTTTATGAAGTTAAAAGACATCGTGCAAATAGCTGTATTGACAGTTATTGGGTTCGCAATCGGAATGACAATTTCGATGCTGACGGGAACACTGGGAGCCATAGCCTTATACGCTTCTGCAGGATTTGCTGCTTTTGCAGTCAGTCCTGTTTTTGTGATAACGGCTAAAAAAATAAAGCATCGCTGGACGGCGGTTTTATTTTGGGTTATCTACGGATTGTTATATACCCTTATGGGCTATTGGATAATGATACCGATTTGTTTGGTTTCGGCAGCGCTTGGCGAAATCATCATCGGCGATTATTCAAGCAATGTAAAAGTTTCAATCGCTTTTTCGGCTGCAATGTTTGTCGTCGCAATGCACCCGATTATATTTGTCAAAGTATTAGGTGCGGAAGGAATTACGAAGTTCGCTCCGTCTATTTCAAGTGAACAGGCTCAGTGGATGATTCAGTTTTACACGGGAAAAGCCATCGCAATAGCGGTAGCGTGCAACATCATCTTGGAATCTTTGGCAGGCTTATTCGGTACTTATATCAACAAAAAATTCTTTGAAAAGAGCAGTAAAAAGAGCGTATTATAATGAAGCCGGCAAGAAACACTCAAGGATGGTCAATGAATCCGATAACGCTTTTTATCCTCATACTGCTCACATCATTCTTGGTGTTTTTTGTCGATCAAACGATGTATTATGTGCTGCTCGGTATGAGCTTTCTCTTTTTGGTTTTATTTTCATACTCGGAAGGCATAAAAAAGGCTGTAGTCTATATCGGTTTATTTTTGCTGATAAAGCTCTTGGCATATATCGATTTGGGAATGACAACCGGAGCATTGATAGGATTGATTGCTTTATTTTTAAGGCTCTATCCTATCTTTAACATTGGAAGGATATTGATTTTAACCAGTCCTTTAAAAATTATGAGCGCATTGCGTGCGGTAAAAGCGCCGCAATCTCTTTCGATAGGACTGGTTACCGCCTTACGCTTTTTGGACGAGATGACGGCGCGGCTAAAAGAAATAAGAAACGGCATGAAGGTGCGGGGCTTGCGTTTGAGCCTGTTACATCCTCTTCGCTCGTTTGAACTCTATCTTATTCCTCTCATTTATAAATGCCTTCATGTAAGTGAAACGCTGACCTCATCGATAATCGCAAAGGGGATTGAGTACGAAGGAAAAAAGACGAGTTATAAACCGGTGCGCTTCGGCTGGTACGATACGCTGGGTTTATCGGCGGCTGTATTTTTAGTATGGAAAGTACTATGAAAATATGTTACTTTACAATAGAGATAGAATGCAAGGCGGTATTGTATATTGAATTATTTATTTTCCGCACATGTTTTTAGACGAATGGTGGAACGTGAGTTTTCACCTGATGTTATAAAATCCGTTATAGAAACCGGTTCCGTTATCAAGGAATACCTTGATGATGAGCCGTATCCGAGCAGACTGATTCTTGGATTTGCAGGCGATCGTCCGATACATGTCGTATCAGCATTCGATGCGGCCAGTGTTACCGAACATGTGATTACGGTTTATCAACCGGATGAAGCGCTTTGGTCTGCAGATTTTACTCAGAGGAGAACCCATGATGAAGTGCCAAATTTGTAAGTTCGGGGAAATGAAAAAAGGGCGTACGCAGGTTGTGCTGACCCGTAACAATGCAACGCTGATTTTCCGTAATGTTCCTGCTCTTATTTGCGATGACTGCGGAGAATATTATCTTGATGAACAGACCGCAGCGGATATATATACTCGTGCAGAAGCATGTTTTTCTTTGGGTCAACAGATAGCGATCATTGAGTATCGGCAGCTTGTTTCTGCGTAGCAAAAGTGCAAATGAATTTGTTTTTATAAAGGAATTATGCCATGAGCATAATAGAAGCTCGGATAAAAAATTTTACGTATGACAATGATGAAAGTCCCACGCTCCACGCTATTGATTTGAATATTGAAGAAGGCGAGCTTGTTGTGCTTACGGGTTTTTCCGGCTGCGGGAAGACTACCTTAACGCGGATATTAAACGGCTTAATTCCCTATCATTACGGCGGAATACTCGACGGTGAAGTGCGCATTTTAGGGAAAAACATCTTGGATTATAAAAAGGGCGAATTGGCAAAGTACATCGGTAATGTGTTTCAAAATCCGAGTGATCAGTTTTTTGCTACCATTGCAGAGGAAGAGGTTGCCTTTGCCGGAGAAAACCTCGGTATGGATTTTCAAACCCTGTGCGAAAAAACCGATGCTGCTTTTCAGACGATGCAGATAGAATCGCTTAAAGGCGCGAAACTTTCAGAGCTTTCCGGCGGGCAAAAACAAAAGGTCGCCATCGCTTCCACACTCATCTATGACACAAAGCTGCTTTTTTTCGATGAGCCTTCTTCCAATCTCGACTATGAAGGTATTGTGCAATTTCAAGCGATGATACGGGATTTAAAGGCGATGGGAAAAACGATTATCATTGCCGAGCACCGCTTGTTTTTCTTAAATGAATTGTACGATAAGCTCATCTACATGAAGGACGGCACTATCGAAAAAATCTTTTTGAAGGGTGAATTGGCACCAGAGGATTGCAGGCGGTACGGACTGAGGGCAATACGGTATGACAGTCTTGTCTGCGAAAACCCTTCGGTACCTAAACAAGCGGTTACGCATATCGAGGACTTGAGCATTTCTATCGGCAGGCAGGAACTTATCAAAAACCTTTCGTTTGATGTACACGCAGGAGAGATTACTGCCATTATTGGAAAGAACGGCAGAGGAAAGACTACGCTCGGCAAAGCCTTAGGCGGGCTTTTATCCTGCAAGGGACAGATCGGTTACGGGAAGCGGCGGCGGCAACGCTTAAAGACAGCGTATTACATGATGCAGGATGTTGACTATCAGATTTTTTTCGATACGGTAGAAAACGAGCTTATCCCTTCTTCAAAACGGAAGGATGAATCCTATTTGCAACAAGCGGCTGAGTACCTGCACACAATTGACCTTTGGGAAAAAAGGCTTGACCATCCGCAGGAACTTTCAGGCGGACAAAAGCAACGGCTCGCCCTTGCAACGGCTTTTTTGAGCGACAGGCGCATCATCATCTTAGACGAACCGACCAGCGGTCTCGACTACAAGCGCATGGACGAAATCGCAAAGCTCATCTTACACTGCGCTCAAGAAGTCCCCGTGCTCATCATCACCCACGACTTGGAACTCTTATTCAAAGTCTGCAACACCGCCCTCCTGCTCGGTGAAAACGCATACAAGAAAATTCCGGTAAACGGAAATGAAAGAGAAATTCGGGAATTTCTAACGGTTTCAGTTTTTTAAAAGGGGGCATCTTCTTTTGGTTATAACTAAGCATATATTTTGCTGTCTGGACATCTCTATTCCAAAGGATGCGAAGCAAATCTAACCGACTTTTGAGAGATACCCTAGTGTAAGAGGTGTAATCACCTTATGCATCATCAGAAAAATTTTTATGCAATTATGCAATGTTATACTTCAACAAGTTCACGGATCGAAGCTCTCCTAAACTTAAAACAGCTTATCCAGCTCTACTGAATAGGATATGTCGTATATAAATCCGTTGCGTTCGCAATATGCTTTTATTTCTTTTGTCAGTTTTTTCGTTGCGCCGTATTCGAGTAAATAGACGGTGAGTCCATACGTTTTACATTGAGCCAGATATTCCATAAAATATGCTCTGTCTTCTACCGGTTTTGCTCCAAACGTATTATTCTTAAAATGTATTTCGGTAAATACGCTTTCTTGATTGATCCCATTTACTATCCCTTTAATGGAATCTTGCTGCATCGCTTCGGTGATAAACGTATCTCCGCCATTAATGATAATGGGTTTATTCTCCGTATGTATTTCGCGTAAGAGAGTTATGAGTCCTTGATATATTTCGGGTGTGTGATAATGATAATAAACGTCAGCGTTATCAAGAAAAAAACCGTCTATGCCTTTTTGAGACAAAAGCTGCGCTTTGTGTTTTATCCTTTTTTGCCATCTTTTATCTGCAACATTTACCCATTGTTCTTCGTCCCAATTCTCGTAGTGTCCTAAAGCGATATCCGCAAATGCGGCATAGTCATCGCGGAATGTTTCGATAGAGCCGATGTTTAAATAAGAAAATATGTGAACGTTTCCGTTTTTGTGAAGCTGCGCGATATCTTCTTGAGAAAAAAACTCCGCATCAATTACCAGCGTTTTAATTCCTTTAAGCTGCATCACTTTTTCATGATCCATACCTATCAGCACTTTGTAGTCTTGCTTTTTTTCTGCGGATATACCGTTTATCACAATAATTGTAAAAAAAATTAGT from Treponema vincentii harbors:
- a CDS encoding ABC transporter permease, whose product is MLSKNTKRQLRAHWQFYVIIALPMLYFIVFKYVPMYGILLAFKKYRISKGIWGSPWVGLAQFVKFFSNPSALQIMWNTFILSMYALFASIPIAVIMALALNETQNRLWRKSVQMVTYAPYFISTVVMVSILMQFMDPALGLFNVIRAEFGLEPLNFMGEPKLFRHIYVWSALWQNTGYNAIIYLAALTSVDPGLYEAARVDGVNKFQKIWYIDLPCIRNTIVIMFILNMGFVMSLGFEKAFLMQNPLNLETAEIMSTYVYKMGLVNNDFSYSTAIGVINSLINVALILLFNYLAKLRQKDGGLW
- a CDS encoding alpha-L-fucosidase; this translates as MKTSLYTEHQLQTIQRWQSLQFGMFIHFGLYSLAGGCWKGLPVKRGYCEQILSHGELPQADYEALLHEFLIPDFNAESIVRLAKAAGMRYVVVTSKHHDGFCLFNTKTTSYNSMNAACKRDIVAELSAACKKEGLAFGVYFSLIDWHCPDALPISAHNSDRIPPKHHEYNCAQLTELLTNYGEICELWLDMGYPTAEQSKDMYALVHSLQKHIMINGRIWNDMGDFATLPDNAIPELPANEYELNIPWQTPASIYKETWGYKSWQERGSIDEKIAELTGSLRRVVSGGGNYLLNIGPDNTGKVIPFEKEVLEGIGCSLRETPLPPVRSFGRDEGQTAAFHVPPIQAEKDGSFRLTVCTNLFRYTGGEYYTLRPIITGKRWRLAVSPESAQTVLMLGWKCVSPLKEDIKLCFEDDDTRLYFSLCKGKTCGLINSCYRLPQNRRICTLELSTVGAPNCRGELIPDSIVLTLEKQL
- a CDS encoding TetR/AcrR family transcriptional regulator, whose translation is MANGDFDLTHKKILECGKKIFKEKGFEKANLREICAQAGVTTGAFYGHFEDKEALFSKLVQPVITDVEYHYSLIKQQSFTMYKKETVITKQTIESILDLKLKGAIGMVSYFFDNKDIFELLAFCSYGTKHEHFLDEIIEKEDENHLKILEMIHGKKKAAQVITKKGIHLLNHAYLYALSEVAVHCETKEEAERNAYLIADFFNEGWKKMRTV
- a CDS encoding MptD family putative ECF transporter S component, with product MKLKDIVQIAVLTVIGFAIGMTISMLTGTLGAIALYASAGFAAFAVSPVFVITAKKIKHRWTAVLFWVIYGLLYTLMGYWIMIPICLVSAALGEIIIGDYSSNVKVSIAFSAAMFVVAMHPIIFVKVLGAEGITKFAPSISSEQAQWMIQFYTGKAIAIAVACNIILESLAGLFGTYINKKFFEKSSKKSVL
- a CDS encoding energy-coupling factor transporter transmembrane component T; this encodes MKPARNTQGWSMNPITLFILILLTSFLVFFVDQTMYYVLLGMSFLFLVLFSYSEGIKKAVVYIGLFLLIKLLAYIDLGMTTGALIGLIALFLRLYPIFNIGRILILTSPLKIMSALRAVKAPQSLSIGLVTALRFLDEMTARLKEIRNGMKVRGLRLSLLHPLRSFELYLIPLIYKCLHVSETLTSSIIAKGIEYEGKKTSYKPVRFGWYDTLGLSAAVFLVWKVL
- a CDS encoding DUF4258 domain-containing protein yields the protein MNYLFSAHVFRRMVEREFSPDVIKSVIETGSVIKEYLDDEPYPSRLILGFAGDRPIHVVSAFDAASVTEHVITVYQPDEALWSADFTQRRTHDEVPNL
- a CDS encoding type II toxin-antitoxin system MqsA family antitoxin; translation: MMKCQICKFGEMKKGRTQVVLTRNNATLIFRNVPALICDDCGEYYLDEQTAADIYTRAEACFSLGQQIAIIEYRQLVSA
- a CDS encoding ABC transporter ATP-binding protein — encoded protein: MSIIEARIKNFTYDNDESPTLHAIDLNIEEGELVVLTGFSGCGKTTLTRILNGLIPYHYGGILDGEVRILGKNILDYKKGELAKYIGNVFQNPSDQFFATIAEEEVAFAGENLGMDFQTLCEKTDAAFQTMQIESLKGAKLSELSGGQKQKVAIASTLIYDTKLLFFDEPSSNLDYEGIVQFQAMIRDLKAMGKTIIIAEHRLFFLNELYDKLIYMKDGTIEKIFLKGELAPEDCRRYGLRAIRYDSLVCENPSVPKQAVTHIEDLSISIGRQELIKNLSFDVHAGEITAIIGKNGRGKTTLGKALGGLLSCKGQIGYGKRRRQRLKTAYYMMQDVDYQIFFDTVENELIPSSKRKDESYLQQAAEYLHTIDLWEKRLDHPQELSGGQKQRLALATAFLSDRRIIILDEPTSGLDYKRMDEIAKLILHCAQEVPVLIITHDLELLFKVCNTALLLGENAYKKIPVNGNEREIREFLTVSVF
- a CDS encoding endo alpha-1,4 polygalactosaminidase codes for the protein MRNVKDLYMALIFFTIIVINGISAEKKQDYKVLIGMDHEKVMQLKGIKTLVIDAEFFSQEDIAQLHKNGNVHIFSYLNIGSIETFRDDYAAFADIALGHYENWDEEQWVNVADKRWQKRIKHKAQLLSQKGIDGFFLDNADVYYHYHTPEIYQGLITLLREIHTENKPIIINGGDTFITEAMQQDSIKGIVNGINQESVFTEIHFKNNTFGAKPVEDRAYFMEYLAQCKTYGLTVYLLEYGATKKLTKEIKAYCERNGFIYDISYSVELDKLF